From a region of the Rhinopithecus roxellana isolate Shanxi Qingling chromosome 8, ASM756505v1, whole genome shotgun sequence genome:
- the TRAPPC5 gene encoding trafficking protein particle complex subunit 5 has product MEARFTRGKSVLLERALARPRTEVSLSAFALLFSELVQHCQSRVFSVAELQARLAALGRQVGARVLDALVAREKGARRETKVLGALLFVKGAVWKALFGKEADKLEQANDDARTFYIIEREPLINTYISVPKENSTLNCASFTAGIVEAVLTHSGFPAKVTAHWHKGTTLMIKFEEAVIARDRALEGR; this is encoded by the coding sequence ATGGAGGCGCGCTTCACGCGCGGGAAGTCGGTGCTGCTGGAGCGCGCGCTAGCGCGGCCGCGCACGGAGGTGAGCCTGAGCGCCTTCGCACTGCTGTTCTCTGAGCTGGTGCAGCACTGCCAGAGCCGCGTCTTCTCCGTGGCCGAGCTGCAGGCGCGCCTGGCGGCGCTGGGCCGCCAGGTGGGCGCACGCGTGCTGGATGCGCTGGTGGCGCGCGAAAAGGGTGCCCGGCGTGAGACCAAGGTGCTGGGCGCGTTGCTCTTCGTCAAAGGTGCCGTGTGGAAGGCGCTCTTCGGCAAGGAGGCGGACAAGCTAGAGCAGGCCAACGATGACGCGCGTACCTTCTACATCATCGAGCGCGAGCCGCTCATCAACACCTACATCTCCGTGCCCAAGGAGAACAGCACGCTCAACTGCGCCAGCTTCACGGCGGGCATCGTGGAGGCGGTGCTCACACACAGCGGTTTCCCTGCCAAGGTCACGGCGCACTGGCACAAGGGCACCACGCTCATGATCAAGTTCGAGGAGGCGGTCATCGCTCGAGACCGGGCCCTGGAGGGCCGCTGA